CCCCCACACTCGTGACGGCCATCGAGGATCTCGAACTCGCGGCGCGTGTGGTCGTGGAAGGGCTGCGGGTGGGTGGTCATCGCAGTCCGTTTCACGGAACGGGCGCGGAGTTTCACCAGCACCGTCCCTACCGACCCGGCGATGATCTCAAGCATCTCGACTGGAAGGTGTACGCGCGCAGCAATCGCCTCTACACCCGTCAGTTCAGAGAGACCACCAATGTCGGCGTGATGCTGGTGCTCGATACCAGCGGATCGATGGACTATCCGCCGGGCGCGGCTCATTCGAAGTTGCGTTACGCCATCCTTCTCGCCGCGGCGCTGGCCCATCTCGCGGTGCAACAGGGTAATGCCGTGGGACTTATGACGATGTCCGGTGCGACGATGGCCTATCTTCCGGCCCGCAGTGGCCGGGTGCACCTGCGGGCGCTGCTGGCCCGCCTGGATGGTCTGACGGCAACCGGTGTGGGGGACCCACCCATGGCCATCGGCCGCGCCGCGGAATTGCTGCAGCGTCGCGGGTTGGTGATGGTGCTCTCCGACTTCTACGATCGGGAGGCGGAGACACAGCGTGAACTGCGCCATGTGGTGCAACGTGGCCACGATGCCGCCATGCTGCAGATGACGGCCCCCGACGAGCTCCGCCTGCCGTTCACGGAGCAGGTGGAAGTGCGCGATCTCGAGACGGGCCAGCGACAACTTCTCGATCCGGCGACGGGAGCCGTTGTCTATCATCGCGAATACGAGGCATTCCTCACCCACTGGCGTCGATTTGCCCAGCAGGAAGGCATCGACTACGGGCAGTTCGATTGCAGCGAACCGCCGGAACGCACCTTGCGGGACTATCTGCTGCGTCGCACCACCTGATGCAGTGGCTCAACCCCTGGGCATGGACCGGCCTCGTCCTGCTCGCCGTACCGATCGTGGTGCATCTGTTCAGCAGGAAGCCGCCACGGGTATTCGATTTTCCGTCGTTGCGGTTCATCCAGCCCTCGGCGCTGCGCCCCACGCGCCGTTCGTCATTGCACGACATCCCGCTGCTGCTGGTACGTCTGGCCATTCTTGGCGCTGCGGTGATGGCACTCGCCCAGCCGTTCCGGCACGCACCGGATCGTTCCGATGGGACATCAGGGACACCGGTCACCGGCGCACGTGGCGCGCCCGGGGCCGCGGCGTCGATGGCCATTGTCGTGGAACGCCCGATGTCGGCCACTGCGGATCAGTCGGATCAGCGTGTCCGCATCACAGGCGACACGCTGCACCTGACCGCCGATGACGCCTCGGGCACCACACTGCGGTCGAACATCACGCGGGCCGTGGCATGGCTCCGCGCACGTCCCGCCCCCCGCACGTTGATCGTACGGTCGACGTTTGCCCGCAGTGTCCTGGATTCGGGTGATGTGGCCATGCTGCCCAGCGACGTGCAGGTCGTGCTCGACCCGTTGCCGGTTGCCGCGGATTCCTCGAAGCAAGCCCTCGCATCGCGGGATCGTTCCGTGCTTTCCACGATCGCACGGGACACGATCGAATGGATCACCACACTCGATCCATCGACGGCCGATGCGGTCGTGCGCACCGTTCACGCCCTGGGTGGAGCCGTGGTCCGTGTGACGGCACGACCGGCCAGTGCGACGAGCGAATCGGGCATGCAGGTCTCGGCGTCCCTGCCTCGCCTGCTCGCCGCAGCGGATGATCCGACCCTGCGCGTGCTGGCCCTCACACCGCCTGCGCGGTGGCAGTTCCATCCTGCGGACACCACAGCGGGGCAGGAGAAAAACCGACGCCTTCCCCTGCTCTTCGATGCAGCGGGCGCGGTGGCCCTTTCCGGAACTTTCAGCGACGCCCGTCCCGCGTTGATATCGCATCCACCCGAGCAGCCCACACTGGCGGCGGCAGCCTTGCTCGCGCTGTCGGACAACACGGCCATTCACATGCGTCGTATGCCGCCGGCCATCGACACCGAATACCGGACGGCCGCGAGCCTGCGGCAATGGCAACGGTTGCCATCGGCCAGTCCCATCGGCGTCGGTGCAATGACCGATATCCACACGGTGCCGACGTTCGCGCGCTGGGGCTGGCTGCTCGTGTTCGCGCTGGTCGGCTTCGAATGGATCCTTCGACGGCGGGCGACGTGACCACCGACGTGACTGTCGACATGACCACGGACACGCAGCGTCTTTCCGTCAGACGATTGCGGGACGCGGTCACGGTCCGTCGGGCATGGTTCACGACCGGATTCGGTGCGGCCATCGGTCTCGATATCGCCGCCCTCTGGCAACTGCGACATCTGTGGATCACATCGCCGGATATCCATGCGCTGTCACGGTTCGCCCATGTGGCGCTGGCTCTCGGTCATGCCCTGCTGTTCGCCGCTGCCGGCGCGCTCACGGGATACGGGTTGTTCCGGATGCGCCGGACAGCGGCAATGGCCAACGCCGATCTCGAACAACTCGTACCGCACTCGCACAACCTGTTGTTCACCGCACTCGAAGCCGACGATACCGGCTCCGCCGATCCAGCGACGGTGCAGTTGGCCACGGCGCGGTCCGCCATGTGGTATCGTGCCGCTCGACTTGCCGCATCGATCGATATTCCCGCGCTGCTGCCCTCGACGGGCGCGAGGCGCGCACTCGTCACTGCAGTCGTGTTGTGGGCAATGGCCACCGTGGCCTCGATGGTGATACCGTCGGGAGCAGCCGATCGCAGTATCCGGCGGGCCGTCGCCAATGTCACCGGCACACGCGCCATCTCGCGCATCGATGTCGTGGTGACTCCACCTGCCTACACCGGCCGTTCCGCACAGGACGTCCGCCAGCCCACACACATCGAAGCGCTGGAAGGCAGCACGCTGACGTTCAGGGTGGCCTCCACCGCAGACACGCTGCACGTGACCACCGACAGTGGCGAGGTGAAAATCCCCCGTCCCGAACACGGCGACTTCCAGTGGCGCACGACCATACGTCACGACGGGTTCGCGGCATTCGCGACCACGAGTGAAGGTGAGCCTCGGCTGATCGCGATCGGCATGCAATCGGATGCTCCACCGGGCGTGCGCATCACCTCGCCGGCCCGTGATCTCGTCGTCGACAGCACGCGCCACACACTCGCCATTGCGGTGGAAGCGGGAGACGACATCGGCCTGCGGTCACTGTCGCTGCACTACACGAAGGTATCCGGCTCCGGTGAACGGTTCACGTTCGTCGAGGGGCAGATTCCCGTGCGCGTCACGCGATCGTCCGGCACGGCCTGGCACGCGACGGCCACGCTGCGACTGGACTCGCTGCTCACCGAACCGGGAGACCTGGTCGTGTACCGCGCCCGCGTCACCGATGCACGTCCGGGAGCCGATGCCACGGAATCGGACGCCTTCATCGCGGAACGCGCCGCCGCTGGCGGCATCGCGGCCGCGGGGTTCGCCCTCGATCCCGATGAAGACCGCTATGCGGTAAGTCAGCAGATGGTGATCCTCAAAACGGAGCGACTCATCGCATCGCGGAAAGCCCTCTCGCCGTCGCAGATCGCGGAACAGGCACTGCAACTCGCCACCGAACAGCGTCGGGTGCGCGCCGAATTCGTGTTCATGACGGGTGGGGAGTTCGAACAGGCCGTCGTGGCGGATGAAGAGGGTGTCGCCGATCTCGACGAGACCCACGAAGCGGAAAGTGAAGCCGACCTCGCCGCCGGACGCATGGTGAACCGCGGGCGCACGGCGCTGCTGACGGCCATTCGAGCGATGGGGCGCGCTTCGCTGGCCCTGGGCGAACAGGATCTCACCACCGCGCTCCGGCATGAGCGCACCGCCCTGACCAATCTGCAGGAGGCCTTTGCCCGTCAGCGCTTTCTCATGCGGGCGCTCACGCAGCGCGAGCAACTCGATTTCACACGTCGACTCACGGGTCCATTGGACAGCATTGCCCGCGCACCGCGCGCCACACCGGTGGGCAGTGTCGACACACAGCGTGTGGAGTTGCGGCGCGTCCTCGATGCGCTCGTGGCACACGCCCATCCGGCATCGCCGACGGCATCGCCGAACACGGCGTCCGATCGTCCGCCCACGCTTTCCGCGTTGGCCTTACGTGTCCTGCAACTCGCTCCCGGTGATGCCCGCGCACAGCGCGTCGCCAGCTGGTTGCAGAGCGCCGGCAAGGGAAGAGAAACGGAATCGAACCCGTCACGCGACGGCCGCGCCGCGCTGGACTCCGCATCACTGACACTTTCCACCTGGCTCGGCACGCTGACACCCGGCAGCGATGCCGGTGTCGGTGAACGGGCTTCCGACATCCCTGCCCTCCGACGGCAGTTGCAATCGGAGGCCAGGGGACGGGGCGGCAAGGTGACCCCCCGATGAACGGTGAATCCCCGACAAAAGCGGTGCGTGTCGCGATACCGCGCGCGGAGTGGATCGCCCGATCGATCGCGCTCGCCATCATCATCGCCGGCATCGTCGATCCCGCGATCACGATCGCGCGTCGCGTGAAGCCGGTGATATCAATCGTCACTGCCGACAGCCTGGGCAACGCCGCGGCACTCGGCGCCGTGCAGCAGCGCCTCGCCGATCGGACGACTCCAGTGATCGGCCATGTACCGGGCGCCACCGCGCAGGTGGTGGTCGGATCACGACTGCCCGCGGCGGTGATCGGGGAATCCATCCCATCATTCGTGGTGAGCACCGGCACGACACACCGCCTGCATTTTGAAACGCTCGACATCCCCGACATCATCCCTCTCGACGCTCGCACACCGGTATCCGCACGTATTGCCCGCGAACCGCTGGTGTCGGCTTCGGGCCCGGTGGCGGACACCACGCAGGCCCTGCTCGAGTTGCGTGAGGACGGCATGCTGCTCGACCGCCGAACCCTGTCGCTCGCCGCGGGTGCGCGCACGCGTCAGTCGCTGGCCTACGCGCCGTCACGCGCCGGTGCGCACATCGTCGATGTCCATCTCATCGATGGGCCGGACACGGTGCAATGGACACACCCGGTGCTCGCCCGTGAGCAGCGCTGGAACGTATTGGTGTTCGATCCGCGTCCTTCATGGCTGTCCACGTTCGTGCGCCGCGCACTCGAGCAGGACATCCGATTCGACGTGCGCAGCCACATCGTCACGTCCACCAATGTCGGGCGCGCCACCGCCCGTGCCGCGCCGTCCATCAACACGGTGGAGCGCCTATCGCCGCTGCCGGATGTACTCATCGTGGGGGCGCCCGATGCCCTGACGGCCACCGATGCGGCTGCGCTGGAGCGCCTGCTCGATACACATGGCGTCTCCGTGGTGCTTCTGCCCGATCACCTGGTTTCGGGCGGGGGGCTCAATACCAGGGCGCCCGCTCTCGATGCGCTACTGGGCGCGCGGGGCTGGCACCTGCTGCCTCCCACACGAGCCGATACGCCGCGCCGGATCTCACGCGAAACACCCGCTGGCAGTTTTGCCAACGGCACGGCCGACTCGATTCAACTGTTGGCGACCTCGGTCGGCGCGCCCCACACATGGCCCGATGATATCGAGATCGTTGCCTCGACCATCGCCGCCGGTGCGTCCGGATCAGCGCGGTCGGCAACGGACACGGTACCCGTGATATGGCGCCGTGCACGCGGACGCGGAGAACTGCTGGTCAGTTCCGCATTCGACACCTGGCGGTTCCGTGATGCCCAGCGCTCCACGTTCGAAGCGACCTGGCGCGATCTCGTGGCACACGCCGCCAGGCAGCGTGTGCCCCGCCTCCGCGTCACGCCCGATCGCGATGGACGCGGAGCCATCGTGCAGGTGGACGACCAGGTGGACCACGTCGATGCGACGCCGCCCATCCTGACCCGCCTCGGCTCTGGGGACACGGCGACAGTCCGGCTGCTGCCAACCGTGCTACCGGGCACCTGGCGTGCCGTCTGGTCCACTTCCGCTGAAACGCCAGCCGCGCCGCCGGCTCTGCTGCGTGCGAGTCATGGTCGGGACACCGTCTTCATCCCCATCCCCATCCCCGTGCATGCGCCGGGCGCCCGTTCCGGGGGCGATACTCCCCACGAGCAGCTCCTGGCCTGGGCCACCCACTCAGGTGGCCAGGTGGTGCCCCTGGAAGCCCTCGATTCGCTCGCCCATCTGGTCATGGCCACGGTGGGTGAGCGTCGCGACTCGTCCCCGTGGCATCCGATGCGATCGGGGTGGTGGATCGTGCCTCTGACCCTCGCATTTGGGACGGAATGGTGGCTACGTAGACGTCGCGGATCTCCCTGAGATTTTCCCGAAGCGACTCGTCCCGTCCCTGCCCTCCCCTTTCTCACCGCGTCCCCCCGCGCATGTACACACGCGAACAAGTGAAGGCGATCACCGACAAGGTGATCGACATGGCAAAGGCCGATACCGTCGAGGTGCAATTCACCGGCGGCGAGCGGTCCGGCACGCGATGGGCGAACTCGTCCATCACCACGAACCTCGTGCAGTTCGACCTCAACGTGAATGTCTCCGTGCGGGTCGGGCAGAAAGTGGGCACCGCGAGCACGCGGGACACCTCCGACGCCGGTCTCAGGGCGATGGTCGCGGAAGCCATCGCGGAAGCCCAGGCCGCACAGGACTCCCAGAACCTGCCCGAACTGCTGGGCCCGCAGGAATACATCCCCGTCGACTCCGCCCTGCCGAACATGGTGCGTGTCGGTCCGGCCGAGCGCGGACGGATGGTGAAGGAGAGCATCGACATCGCCACGTCCAAAGGCGTGGTGGGCGCGGGCTACATGCCCAAGAACGATATGGCCAATGCGACGGCCAATTCGAAGGGACTCTTCGCCTACTATCGCTCTGCCGATCTGGGCTTCGTCCTGACCTGCCGCATGGCGGACGGCAGTGGTTCCGGCTTCGCGGCCATCAGCGGCGTGAAAGACTTCAGCATGATCGACGTGAAGGCGCTCACCGAGCGCGCGGCCGAGAAAGCGCTGCGCAGCCGGAACGCCAAAGCGCTCGAGCCGGGCCGATACACCGTGATTCTCGAACCCCGCGCCAACGCCCGCTTCCTCTCGCTGGTGACGGGAATCTTCGGCAGCCGCGGATTTGGTGGTGGTGGGTTCGGTGGCGGCGGCTTCGGAGGCCCACCGGGTGGGGGGCCTCCGGGTGGCGGCCCTCCGGGGGGTGGGCCCCCGGGTGGTGGTGCTCCTGACGGCGCGGCCGGCGCTCCCCCAGGCGGAGGTGGTGGAGGCGGCGGCGGAGGAGGTGGTGGCGGCGGCATGTTCGGGGGCATCGGTGGGCCCGATGCATTCATGCGCGGGAAAAAGCCCGGCGACAAACTCTTCAGCGATCTCTTCACGTTGAAGAGCGACATCGGCAATCAGGTGCTGCGTCAGTCCACCATCGGCCCCGACAACAAACCGGCCGCCCCTGTCACGTGGGTGGAGAACGGGGTGCTGCGTACGCTCGGCGCCAGTGCGGCGGCATCCACCAATCAGAGTCTCGTGCAGGAAGGCAGTGGACTCTCGGTGGAAGACATGATCAAGCAGACGCGCCGTGGTCTGCTGGTCACGTCGTTCTGGTACATCCGCGGTGTGCCATCGCAGGAACAGCCGCTGCTCAACACCGGCATGACGCGCGATGGGCTCTTCCTCATCGAGAATGGAGAGATCGTCGGCCCGGTACAGAATTTCCGCTGGAACATGTCCCCGCTGGTCGGCTACAACAATCTCACGCTCGTGGGCAAGCCCGTGCCGATGCTGCTCGGTGAATCCTTCGACAGCGGCAATGCGGCGCTCGTACCGCCGGTGCGCATCGAAGAGTTCTACATGACGTCCGTTTCTCCCGCGGTCTGACCGACTCACTTCGACAGGATCCTACCATGAGCTCTTCCCGTCGTGATTTTCTGAAGAAGTTCGGAGCCGGCGCCGCACTCACGCTCTACTCGCGTGATCTGTTCGGCCAGGTGCTCGCGGACTCGCCTCAGGGCCGTCCGCTCGAGACGCGTTTCAAAGGGCTGGCCGACATCGTGCTGGCCGAAGGCAAACTTGCCGGCTGCAGCTACACCGACGTGCGCTTCACCATGACGTCGACGCTGCCCGGCGCCACCGTGAACCTCCGGCCCGGCGGTGGCCCGGCTGGTCCCGGTGGCGGTGGATTCGGCGGAGGGCGTGGCGGCGGTGGTGGTGGCCGCGGCGGAGCCGGTGGTCGCCGGGTTCAGGGCATTCCCTCCGACGCAGACCGTCAGCCCGGTGGATTCGGCGTGCGCGTGATCCACAGTGGAGTGTGGGGGTTCGCTTCGAGCCCCATTCTCACCGAAGACGAACTGCGTCGGGTCACCCGCGTGGCCGTGGAAGTCGCGAAGGCCAGTGCGATCGCGAAGAAGGCCGACATGAAACTCGCGCCGGTGAAGCCGTACCAGGAGCACTACATCACGCCGATGCTCAAACACCCCACGTCGGTGTCGCAGACCGACAAGCAGGCGTGGGCGCAGGCCATTGCCGACAAGGCCGCCGCCGTGAAGGGCGTCACCGCCGTGAACGTGGCCTGCAACCACGGATACGAATGGCGCTATTTCGCGAGCAGTGAAGGCTCGTACATCGAACAGGAACTGTTCACCACCACGCCCACATTCTCCGTGACGGCGCGGGTCGGCGATGTCACGCGCACACGCAATTATTCGGGGGTGGCCGGCACGGGTGGCTGGGAGTTCGCCGAGAACTGCGACTTCCTCGATCAGGCCGAGAAGGTCGCCACCGATGCCGTGGAGATGTGCACCGCGAAGCCACTCGGCTCGAGTGGCCTCAAGGATCTCATCCTCTCGCCATCGCACGCGATGCTCACCATTCACGAGATCGTCGCGCACGCCACGGAAGTGGATCGCATCGTGGGCTACGAAGCCAACTATGCCGGCACGAGCTTCGTGAAGCTCTCCGACGTGGGCAAACTCAAGTACGGCTCGAAGCTGTTCAACGTCACCTGTGACAAGACCAGCACCGGTCTTGGCACGGTGGGCTTCGACGACGATGGCGTGAAGACGCAGAAGTGGCCCCTCATTCGCGATGGTATGCTCGTGGGTCTGCAGACCAACCGCGAGACGGCGCACTTCGTGGGTGAGAAGGAAAGCCGGGGGTGCACGTTCGGCAGCACCTGGCGCGACTATCCGTTCCTCCGCATGCCCAACGTGCACGTGGAACCCGGTCCGGCCAATGCCCCCACACGCGATCAGCTCATCGCCGATGTGAAGGATGGGGTGATGATCGACGGACGGGGCAGTTACTCCATCGACCAGCAGCGATACAACGGACAGTTCGGCGGCCACATCTTCTGGGAGATCAAGAACGGCAAGATCACCCGGCAGGTCACCGACGTGACGTACAACGCCATCACCACCGACTTCTGGGCCAATCTCGACGGCATCACCGGTCCGAAGGAATGGCAGATGCACGGCACCGGTGGCGACGCCAAGGGACAACCCACGCAGACGAACAGCATCTCGCATGGCTCACCCTGGATGCTGATCCGCAAGATCAACGTCGGCGCCGCCTTCGATTGAGAACCTGAAACAGTCTGGTGGTATCAAACGGAGGGGGCGCGAATGTCTTCGCGCCCCCTCCGTCTATTGTTCTCCCCCCTGACCAGCTCCTTCCTGCATCCTCTTGGTACAGAAGCGGAGCGGCGCCAAAGCGCCGCTCCGCCATCCTTGTCTCACGTCATCGCATAGACCACGATGTTCACCCCGAACCGCGTGTTGTCACGCCGTCGGAAACGTTTGTTCTTCCAGTCGTAGTCCCATTCGCAGCCGTAGTCCTTGTTGGAGTAGAGCACGCCCAGTCGCCCCCGGCGCTCCACACCGCGCAGGTAATCGTGCACGACATTGTCGCCCCAGCCGTTCAGCTCGTGCGACGTGCGCGGCGGCCCCTCGGGAAACTGGAAGAAGCTCGAATACAGCGGATGCGTGCGTCCGATCTTCGGCATCGGATTGGGGCCGAACGCCTTCACCATCTCGGCTTCGAACGTCTTCGCGTAGAGACCGTTCACGTCGTGGTTGCAATCGTCGCTGAACAGCAGCCCGCCGTTCTCCACGTAACGCACCAACCCCTTTCGCTCGGCGTCACTGAAGCGCACGAGCTTGTGTCCGGTCATGAACAGAAAGGGAAACGCCGTGAGTTCCGCCGAGTCGGCGGTGATGACGACCTCCTGCTGATCGACCGGGATGTCCGTATACTGCACCACGGCGTCGAGCAGATTGGCACAGACCTTGGGGTTGTAGTCCCAGTCGCCGGAATCGTAGCGCAGGCGCGCGAACGTGAACTCGAATCGGCGCGTCGGCAGTACACGCGCGGCCGCCGCGAACCTGTCGGCCGTCGCTTCGGCGGCCACCATTGAAGGCACAAGCGACCCGAGGCCGGTTCCCAACGCCGCGGCGCCCGTGAGCGATCCCAGGCGCGCGAGAAACCCGCGCCGAGTGCAGTCGGTCGACATCCGTGAAAGATACCCTCGATGATCCCCGGTGTCCGCGCCCGCTCAACTACTACGCATATAGTTGACATCCGGAACGAGCGTCCCTATTCTACTATGCAGTTAGTAGAACCCCGCCTCTCCTCCTCCTTCGCCGCACCCCCATGGACGATCTCTCGCTTGGCAGCCGCGAGCTCAATGTCATGACCCTGCTGTGGAAACACGGCAGCGGCACCGCCGCCGAGATTCGCGACCGACTCGAAGCCGACCTCGCGTACACCACGGTGCTGACCATTCTGCGGAATCTCGAAGCCAAAGGGTTGCTGCGTCACGAACCGGAAGGCCGCGCACACCGTTACTACCCGCGCATCGAACAACGCGCCGCGCAACGGTCCGCGTTGCAGCGCGTACTCGGCAGTTTCTTCGGCGGTTCCGCGGAGAGCCTGCTCG
The DNA window shown above is from Gemmatimonas aurantiaca and carries:
- a CDS encoding BlaI/MecI/CopY family transcriptional regulator → MDDLSLGSRELNVMTLLWKHGSGTAAEIRDRLEADLAYTTVLTILRNLEAKGLLRHEPEGRAHRYYPRIEQRAAQRSALQRVLGSFFGGSAESLLARLVDDQHVDAAELQAIARRITEGATESAADTSSGPARPAAGKRRRSS
- a CDS encoding DUF4159 domain-containing protein, with product MVAAEATADRFAAAARVLPTRRFEFTFARLRYDSGDWDYNPKVCANLLDAVVQYTDIPVDQQEVVITADSAELTAFPFLFMTGHKLVRFSDAERKGLVRYVENGGLLFSDDCNHDVNGLYAKTFEAEMVKAFGPNPMPKIGRTHPLYSSFFQFPEGPPRTSHELNGWGDNVVHDYLRGVERRGRLGVLYSNKDYGCEWDYDWKNKRFRRRDNTRFGVNIVVYAMT
- a CDS encoding BatA domain-containing protein, producing the protein MQWLNPWAWTGLVLLAVPIVVHLFSRKPPRVFDFPSLRFIQPSALRPTRRSSLHDIPLLLVRLAILGAAVMALAQPFRHAPDRSDGTSGTPVTGARGAPGAAASMAIVVERPMSATADQSDQRVRITGDTLHLTADDASGTTLRSNITRAVAWLRARPAPRTLIVRSTFARSVLDSGDVAMLPSDVQVVLDPLPVAADSSKQALASRDRSVLSTIARDTIEWITTLDPSTADAVVRTVHALGGAVVRVTARPASATSESGMQVSASLPRLLAAADDPTLRVLALTPPARWQFHPADTTAGQEKNRRLPLLFDAAGAVALSGTFSDARPALISHPPEQPTLAAAALLALSDNTAIHMRRMPPAIDTEYRTAASLRQWQRLPSASPIGVGAMTDIHTVPTFARWGWLLVFALVGFEWILRRRAT
- a CDS encoding TldD/PmbA family protein; the encoded protein is MSSSRRDFLKKFGAGAALTLYSRDLFGQVLADSPQGRPLETRFKGLADIVLAEGKLAGCSYTDVRFTMTSTLPGATVNLRPGGGPAGPGGGGFGGGRGGGGGGRGGAGGRRVQGIPSDADRQPGGFGVRVIHSGVWGFASSPILTEDELRRVTRVAVEVAKASAIAKKADMKLAPVKPYQEHYITPMLKHPTSVSQTDKQAWAQAIADKAAAVKGVTAVNVACNHGYEWRYFASSEGSYIEQELFTTTPTFSVTARVGDVTRTRNYSGVAGTGGWEFAENCDFLDQAEKVATDAVEMCTAKPLGSSGLKDLILSPSHAMLTIHEIVAHATEVDRIVGYEANYAGTSFVKLSDVGKLKYGSKLFNVTCDKTSTGLGTVGFDDDGVKTQKWPLIRDGMLVGLQTNRETAHFVGEKESRGCTFGSTWRDYPFLRMPNVHVEPGPANAPTRDQLIADVKDGVMIDGRGSYSIDQQRYNGQFGGHIFWEIKNGKITRQVTDVTYNAITTDFWANLDGITGPKEWQMHGTGGDAKGQPTQTNSISHGSPWMLIRKINVGAAFD
- a CDS encoding metallopeptidase TldD-related protein encodes the protein MYTREQVKAITDKVIDMAKADTVEVQFTGGERSGTRWANSSITTNLVQFDLNVNVSVRVGQKVGTASTRDTSDAGLRAMVAEAIAEAQAAQDSQNLPELLGPQEYIPVDSALPNMVRVGPAERGRMVKESIDIATSKGVVGAGYMPKNDMANATANSKGLFAYYRSADLGFVLTCRMADGSGSGFAAISGVKDFSMIDVKALTERAAEKALRSRNAKALEPGRYTVILEPRANARFLSLVTGIFGSRGFGGGGFGGGGFGGPPGGGPPGGGPPGGGPPGGGAPDGAAGAPPGGGGGGGGGGGGGGGMFGGIGGPDAFMRGKKPGDKLFSDLFTLKSDIGNQVLRQSTIGPDNKPAAPVTWVENGVLRTLGASAAASTNQSLVQEGSGLSVEDMIKQTRRGLLVTSFWYIRGVPSQEQPLLNTGMTRDGLFLIENGEIVGPVQNFRWNMSPLVGYNNLTLVGKPVPMLLGESFDSGNAALVPPVRIEEFYMTSVSPAV
- a CDS encoding DUF58 domain-containing protein, coding for MPAPSTGSLSPTLVTAIEDLELAARVVVEGLRVGGHRSPFHGTGAEFHQHRPYRPGDDLKHLDWKVYARSNRLYTRQFRETTNVGVMLVLDTSGSMDYPPGAAHSKLRYAILLAAALAHLAVQQGNAVGLMTMSGATMAYLPARSGRVHLRALLARLDGLTATGVGDPPMAIGRAAELLQRRGLVMVLSDFYDREAETQRELRHVVQRGHDAAMLQMTAPDELRLPFTEQVEVRDLETGQRQLLDPATGAVVYHREYEAFLTHWRRFAQQEGIDYGQFDCSEPPERTLRDYLLRRTT